The stretch of DNA ACAATACTCCATTTTGCAGCTtgcagcgtctgctgcttcgGCCCGAACTACGCGATCTACAAAGGCACGGAGGTGTACGTCTCCCTCATTAGGACCGCGCCGTCTACCCGGCGTAAAGCCTCGCGGATGTGGACTCTTTGTTTGCGGATAGAGGCTGCAACACGCAACCCAAGCTCGCTGAGTTTTGTCTTTCCCCAGCGTGTCCGCAGTCTGCGGACGGCAGGCTGGACTGCGCCGGGGGCACttggctgcaggcggcttcGCGTGCTGACGGGAGGAAACTCGGTTCTAGCTGGGTCGCTGCTGTGGTTCCAAACTGGATATCTTGTCCACAACAGGATTTGGTTGCGGTGCTGTCTATTCACTGTCTCAAGCTCTTGCTCTGAGGAACCCGCCCTTCCGACAGGCAGGATGCTCAGTGATCACGGAAGCAGGTGTCTGCTTCCGTGGCGCGATTGTCTCTATAGACGCGCTCGGGTTGCGTTCACGTGGACCAAGCTGTCGCCTCTTTCAGGTCTCTTTTAGCCGGCGCTAGCGGCCCCTTGGAGAGATGCCGAGCGAATCCTTCCGCGCGCCAACTCCACGGCTGCACGTCGCGAAGCTTGCCCGAAGACGACGCTACGCGTCAGGCTtatctgcatgcatgcgttgAGAGAGCGGCACTGTTTGCGCAGAATCTTTctgtgcgtgtgtctgctATCCCTTGCGCGCAGGTCCGAGCAGGCAGGCACTATGTCGCTGATTGCTTTCTCATCCGTCGCGTACCTCCTCACTCAGCTTCTCAAAGTGAGTCTACGTGCAGACCTTCTTTCGCGTTTTCACGCCGGCTTGTGTGCAAACGCACTGCGTTTTGCGCGACCATTCCCCTAGTGTTCACCTCCGGTCTAAggcccccgcctcccccccccccccctccccccccccgcgtccTCTCAGGAGTTCTCTGTGCGCGCCTCCCCTCTGTGCTGCGTCCGCAGAGCTTGATTGTCGCCTCGCTGGTGCCCGCCACCTGTCACTCTTACTTCGTCTGCGAGGTAAGATACGAAAAATCCCCTTTCCTTGCGATGTTTGGTCGCCTCAGGGCAAAgtttcgcggcgcgcaagcCTGTGCGCGTGCAGGGGAGTGGTCGCGACCCGTGGTGCTCGTGTGCGCCGCGACTAGACCCTGAACTGCATGCGATTCGCGGCGCTCTCACTGCTTCTTTGGTCTTTTGTGTTGCGCTGTGGGGACGACCAGGCCCTGACGCAGGTTCTACTGGGCGCGTTGGAGCTCATGGGCCTTTACTTCGTCGTGCGTCACAGGTGAGTGTCTCAGCAAGCGGCAGGGTTCGCCGACTCGCAGGAAGGCTTCGAGAGCGCGAGCAGAGCTCGGTCTAGGCGTGGCACAGCCAGCgttcgcgctgcgcagctgcctctcaGCGAACGAGGCGGCCATATAGTTGTCCAACATATATCTCAAAAAGTCTCAGTTAGATGCACAGAAGGGACAAGGTCCGTACTTGACGGCCCGGCGAGAAGACAAGAGAAAGGCTTTCACGACCGACACCAGGTGTCCCAAAAGACTTTCATGGTCGAAATCAGGCATTTTGCGGGATTCAGACCCGCGTGCAGTCGGCAGTGCAGTTCGCTCTCATCTCCCGCCTCTTTGAGACTTCTATGGAGCTCTGGTGCTGCCCAAATGTGTCACAGAACTGCACTGGCGTTCGACGCGGACTCTCGCCTGCTGAGCGTCGGTCTGGGCTGGTCCTTCGCGCACTCGCTCTTCACTAACCTTCTGCCAGTCATCGCGAGTAAGACCGCTGCGACCCTCCGCGGCACGCGAGGCTCGTTCTGGAGGTCACTTTGAAGGCAATCTGCGCTCGCGTGCACCTTGTTCGCGGTAGCGACCCGCAGTCCACGGGGCATTATCGGTGGCTGGGGGCCGCGCACCACCACGATCTGTGTGTTCCATGTACGAgtgctgcggagggcggaggcctgcgcgtTCACTCGGCCTTTGAGAGCTGTCACGTGTGCGGCGCGTGTGCCTTGCAGGCGCGAGAACCGCGGCGTTCCACTGGAAGTTCTTCTACGGAGCTCTCTCCGCGAACGTCTCGACCGTaagcctctctctctgctttgcGCGACAGACTGCCGGTCGCGgacgctctgcgcggcgcaagAAGCAgcctgtcgcgcgcctgAGTTCGAGTGTTCTTAATAAGCGCATGCAGTTGTGGAGAGGCTGCCGGGGACCTTTTTTGAAGGGACGCGgttgtcgccgcggccggtcCAGGTCCAGGatctcgctctccgcggaggtcagggcggcgcatgcatgcgtttgtgtgtgtgtgtgtcttctcttttccgcCTGCAGGTTTCCCTGATGGCGCTGACGGTGCTGGTGTTTCTTGCCACCCGGAGAAAGCAAGCACAAGCGACCGCCACCACCGCGAGCGCCCTGGCAGCTGTCCTGCTGCTGTTCCCGTTCGTCAGCAGGTCGGTCGAGCGAGGAGGGAAGCTGGATCAGAGTGACACTGGAGATGCCAGGGCGGACGCGTCGATTGAATGCCCGCTCCGCGGACAAGCAAGAGCTCTTTGCAGCggacgcgtggcggcggcagaccgGGGGGCGCACGGGTCGCGCCTGGCTTGAAGCTTTGCGGCGCAAACGTGGTACCCTTtactctgcaggcgcctcccaTGGAGAGCAGTGGGGCTGTCTGATTTGTAGCGCGTGCAGGTCCACGGCACTCTGCGCCCCTGCGCCTGACTCCGGAGCGTCGAATCATGCCCGCTCAACCCCGCCGTTTGTGCTGTGTTGTGTGTTGGCGTGTGTCTAGTCGCCTGGTGCTGGGGAACACTCCAGCCACAGGCCCCGCGGGCAGCCCCGCGTGGTGGGCGCTGCTCGTGCTTCAGGCGGCAGTggcggccgctgtcgctttcgccgcgctgcagatgTACCGGCCGCGGGCGAACAAGAGCTCGAGTGGGCcgacggcaggcgcgccgatGTCGTCCCAAAGTCAGGGCAGCGGGTCGTCCATCAAGCAAGAATGAAGCGACGAGTGTGGTCACTGCGGGAAGGCAGAAACGCGCCTTCGCCACGTCACACTAtagaggcgagagcgagagcgagcccTTCGCATACGGTGTGAGAGCGAGTTGCACTCCGAGAGGAAATCCCTTCGGCAAGGCAGCAGCATCGTGGCGCTCCCGTGGTGTACCGGAGAAATTCGCAGACATGAACTGAGCACTCGCATGCAAGTGAGTGGCGTGTTTCGTTCCAGCGTGCGACAAAGACGGCAAAAAACCTCAGCCGCACATTCTCTCAAAATACCACTTTATGCGCGCGGGTCTCCGGTTGTCGGCGGCGAAGTGCGTGTGCCGCCGTGACCAGGGTAGGCCAGGAACGCGAACCGCCCGGCGTTGGATGTGACACTCAAGCCGAAACTAGAGAACggggaggcgctgctggtgCGCAAGCGTAACCCCGGGATGTCGCTGGAACAACCCCGGATAAATATCGTCACCAGAAAGGGTGGCCTATTGCATAAAGCACTGCAGTGATCGGTAGCGCGCAGTGACGCATGCAGGATTCGAAATCTGTTGGTAAGACTGAGCTGCATTGCCGTTTGCGGCCGCTTACGGATAGGCATATCGTGcctgcgcaggaggaagCTGCAGGGGCGTGCATAAGGAGACGTCGCTTGCTGTAAAAAAGAGTTCGTGGTCTCTAAAAGCTACACGTACGCGAGGCAATTGTACCGTATTGAAGGCACGCACAGTCTGGGACGGAAGCGTAGACTGTGCCCTTGATGCACAGCAGTGCGTTTCTTAAGGGTAAGGCCATCAAACCAGGCGGAGCCACGATCATAAAAAAAGCACAGGAACTCAGACACGGGTCGGGGCGCTCCCTATGCCGGCGGTCGAGTAGTCTGAGCTCGGAGTCGGCAAGGTGGCGCACCGTTTTTCCCGCGGTTTCAATGGTTGCCTTGGCACAGGCGATGCGGTGTGATGGGTTGACCGCCTGAAACAAAAGGACAGGGACGCGCCGTGGTCTTCGAAAGCTGAGAACGGAATCGGTCGCCTGCATTGGCGGCCCACGCCAATTCGTAACTCACGTACTGCCGCGCATCTATCTGAAATCTGCGCACCGCTGCTAGCTGGGTTTGAGGCACCCTCAGTAACAGCGTCGCAGGCTGCTGCACACGCGAAACGGCCGGAGACGCAGTTGCCATATCTCCGCTGGTCGGGTTGAGCCGCGCCGTAGCTCACCGCACCATGCGCGTGAGTATTGTACAACTCAAGACATGAGATGAGCGTCAGTGCTCTCATTTACTTGCACTCCAGTACGCAGATGTGCTCTGAACTAAACCGCAATTCTGTAAAGTATCTGGTGGTTGGTCACCGTGTAAGCCATTCCGCAGTTTGAGTCTGACTGCGGACTGCCGGTACACGCCGTCAGAAGCAACTATAGGACGTGTTTTTCGTCGCACCTTCAGCGACAAGGCCGGCTCATGTATGAGACAGTAAACGTGT from Besnoitia besnoiti strain Bb-Ger1 chromosome V, whole genome shotgun sequence encodes:
- a CDS encoding hypothetical protein (encoded by transcript BESB_060350) is translated as MTILHFAACSVCCFGPNYAIYKGTEVSEQAGTMSLIAFSSVAYLLTQLLKSLIVASLVPATCHSYFVCEALTQVLLGALELMGLYFVVRHRTALAFDADSRLLSVGLGWSFAHSLFTNLLPVIASARTAAFHWKFFYGALSANVSTVSLMALTVLVFLATRRKQAQATATTASALAAVLLLFPFVSSRLVLGNTPATGPAGSPAWWALLVLQAAVAAAVAFAALQMYRPRANKSSSGPTAGAPMSSQSQGSGSSIKQE